In Syngnathus acus chromosome 5, fSynAcu1.2, whole genome shotgun sequence, a genomic segment contains:
- the kdm5ba gene encoding lysine (K)-specific demethylase 5Ba: MSQPQLNEFIPPPECPVFEPSWEEFADPLAYINKIRPIAEKTGICKVRPPPEWQPPFACDVERLKFTPRIQRLNELEAQTRVKLNFLDQIAKFWELQGCTLKIPHLERKILDLYQLNKLVNDEGGFDAVCRERRWTKISVKMGFAPGKAVGSHLRAHYERILYPYNLFQTGDNQPRATLTNDTKDKVYTPHDLPQRQSVQPQEICSIARRAKRMRAEQRGYFKSEAEEARKNRPNLRRRMGTYVAEMEPEPEPVSMSIKEETIECNVTEGCEENGANGTASKVEQYMCLVCHNGNEEDRLLLCDGCDDSYHIFCLIPPLPEVPKGDWRCPKCLAQECGKPQVAFGFEQASRSYTLQTFGDMADSFKSDYFNMPVHMVPTELVEKEFWRLVSTVEEDVTVEYGADIASKEFGSGFPLKNSHFEVSPEDEHYLTSGWNLNNMPVLDASVLTHITADICGMKLPWLYVGMCFSSFCWHIEDHWSYSINYLHWGEPKTWYGAPGYAAEHLEGVMKKLAPELFESQPDLLHQLVTIMNPNTLMNNGVPIYRTNQCAGEFVITFPRAYHSGFNQGFNFAEAVNFCTMDWMPVGRGCVKHYRQLNRYCVFSHDEMVCNMAFKAETVDVELASAVHKEMAAMIQEEEELREKTNKMGVVQTRQVDYELLPDEERQCCKCWTTCYLSGITCVCSPGKVVCLYHAQDLCSCPLSDRILHYKFTLDELYPMMAAVKRRAESYKEWLCAVQGILEKRESHKKGLEELHSLVEQAETKGFPQTALLDQLRVVAVEADKVAVVAQQLLNGKRQTRYRSCGGKSQSQNELSVDELRSFVQQLDKLPCNIRQAPLLKDLLKRVDEFQQRSERLLSDESPNSVELQELLDLSLGLDVELPQLPLLRERLEQARWLETVKQANSRPDNLCLDTMRRLIDQGVGLAPHSSVERAMARLQELLTVSEQLEERMLGLMKASPHHSIETLDAALQEMENVPAYLPNCLQLKDAVVKAKKWLHEAEALQLGGRIPLLESLSELVLRAEGIPVRLDPLSRLEALISDVQTWKESAAKTFLLKNSPFSLLEVLCPRCDVGAGLPRSKSKKTKEGTQINKRPGVKLDSLYDVEQALSESKSSASAMATLDDVRDKEMETLLVLRASNESKLLPAENCCALSVCVCHKAPSGAMVQCELCRELFHSGCVVASADLKYGQVWLCPFCQRSRKPPLDKVLPLLASLQRIRVRLPEGDALRFLIERTVQWQHRVQQACTDGLLEEVSKMGKNRSRILQKNAFFYTEHQCVPLQGLGSDLEELMVEGFLLQVTLPETEQLYTYLLYTLAPLPTQRSPCNKRTEDDELRRESTKHHKKSGGSNHSKEALSIQSKRTKRRKESSDSQHSGKAKRCCKKKSKRRRDRSEERRSSCSPTHRASEPAASASASDSDEDYSLCAAPWCREPEGDELNWVQCDGSCNQWFHQVCVGLSAERAETEDYICISCTQPDFDRGD; encoded by the exons ATGAGTCAACCACAGCTGAATGAGTTCATTCCTCCCCCGGAGTGTCCTGTTTTTGAGCCCAGCTGGGAGGAATTTGCTGACCCTCTTGCGTACATCAACAAAATACGACCCATTGCAGAGAAAACTGGCATTTGTAAAGTCCGACCGCCACCG gAATGGCAGCCACCATTTGCCTGTGACGTTGAAAgattgaaattcacaccccgAATTCAAAGGCTCAACGAGTTGGAG GCTCAGACGAGAGTGAAGCTGAACTTTCTGGATCAAATAGCAAAGTTTTGGGAGCTTCAAGGATGCACGCTGAAAATCCCTCACTTGGAAAGAAAGATTTTAGATCTCTACCAGCTCAACAAG CTGGTGAATGACGAGGGAGGTTTCGATGCCGTCTGCAGAGAGCGGCGCTGGACTAAAATCTCCGTCAAGATGGGTTTTGCTCCAGGCAAGGCGGTGGGCTCCCACCTGCGGGCGCACTATGAGCGGATCCTCTACCCATATAACTTATTCCAGACCGGCGACAATCAGCCT AGAGCCACCTTGACCAACGACACGAAGGACAAGGTGTACACGCCACATGACCTCCCACAGCGCCAGTCCGTGCAGCCTCAGGAGATCTGCAGCATTGCTCGCCGTGCAAAACGGATGAGAGCTGAA CAGAGAGGCTACTTTAAAAGCGAAGCTGAGGAGGCTCGCAAGAATCGTCCTAATCTCAGAAGGAGAATGGGAACATATGTTGCCGAGATGGAGCCGGAGCCAGAGCCAG TGAGCATGTCGATTAAAGAGGAGACCATAGAATGTAACGTCACAGAAGGTTGTGAAGAAAATGGGGCAAATGGCACAGCCAGTAAA GTGGAGCAATACATGTGCCTGGTGTGTCACAATGGAAATGAGGAGGACCGCCTGCTGTTGTGTGATGGCTGCGATGACAGCTACCACATCTTCTGTCTCATCCCCCCACTTCCTGAAGTTCCCAAGGGAGACTGGCGATGCCCCAAGTGCCTAGCGCAG gAATGCGGCAAACCTCAGGTCGCTTTTGGCTTTGAGCAGGCCAGCAGGAGCTACACCCTGCAAACCTTTGGAGACATGGCTGATTCTTTTAAGTCGGATTATTTCAACATGCCCGTTCAC ATGGTTCCGACTGAGCTGGTGGAGAAGGAGTTTTGGCGTCTCGTCAGCACCGTCGAAGAGGATGTGACTGTAGAATATGGAGCAGACATTGCCTCCAAGGAGTTTGGGAGTGGTTTCCCCCTGAAGAACAGCCATTTTGAAGTGTCTCCTGAGGATGAG CATTACCTAACAAGTGGCTGGAATCTTAACAACATGCCAGTGCTGGATGCCTCGGTGCTGACTCACATTACAGCCGACATCTGCGGGATGAAGTTACCTTGGCTCTATGTGGGCATGTGCTTCTCCTCCTTCTGCTGGCATATTGAGGACCACTGGAGCTACTCGATCAACTACTTGCACTG GGGTGAGCCGAAGACCTGGTATGGGGCGCCGGGTTATGCCGCAGAGCATTTGGAGGGGGTCATGAAAAAACTCGCTCCTGAGCTGTTTGAGTCACAGCCAGACCTCCTCCATCAACTCGTCACCATCATGAATCCTAACACGCTGATGAACAACGGCGTCCCG ATCTATCGCACAAACCAATGTGCGGGGGAGTTTGTCATCACGTTCCCCAGAGCGTACCACAGCGGATTCAACCAAGGTTTCAACTTTGCTGAAGCGGTTAACTTCTGCACCATGGACTGG ATGCCTGTTGGGCGAGGCTGTGTGAAACACTACCGCCAGTTGAACCGGTATTGCGTCTTTTCCCACGACGAAATGGTCTGCAACATGGCCTTCAAAGCAGAAACGGTGGATGTGGAACTGGCGTCCGCCGTGCACAAGGAGATGGCCGCCATGAtccaagaagaagaggagcttAGAGAGAAGACCAACAAGATG GGTGTGGTGCAAACCCGGCAAGTCGATTATGAGCTCCTCCCTGATGAGGAGCGTCAGTGCTGCAAGTGTTGGACCACCTGCTACCTGTCTGGCATCACTTGTGTCTGCAGTCCCGGCAAGGTGGTCTGCCTGTACCACGCCCAGGACTTGTGCTCCTGTCCACTGAGCGACCGAATACTCCA tTACAAATTTACACTGGATGAGTTATACCCCATGATGGCAGCTGTGAAGCGGCGTGCAGAGTCCTACAAGGAGTGGCTGTGTGCTGTGCAGGGCATTCTGGAGAAGAGAGAAAGCCACAAGAAAG GTCTGGAAGAGCTTCACAGCCTGGTGGAGCAGGCTGAGACAAAAGGGTTCCCACAAACCGCCCTCTTGGACCAGCTGCGCGTTGTTGCTGTCGAAGCTGATAAAGTCGCTGTGGTGGCCCAACAACTTCTCAATGGGAAGAGGCAGACGAG GTATCGTTCTTGTGGGGGGAAGTCTCAAAGCCAGAACGAGTTGAGTGTGGATGAGCTTCGATCGTTTGTACAACAGTTGGACAAGCTGCCATGCAACATCAGACAGGCACCTTTACTGAAG GACCTGCTGAAAAGGGTTGATGAATTCCAACAGCGCAGCGAAAGGCTTCTCTCTGATGAGTCTCCTAACTCAGTCGAGCTTCAGGAGCTGCTGGATCTGAGCCTGGGCCTTGATGTAGAGCTCCCCCAGTTGCCTCTGCTCAGGGAGAGGCTGGAGCAGGCCCGCTGGCTGGAGACAGTGAAGCAAGCCAACAGCAGGCCGGACAACCTCTGCCTGGACACCATGAGGAGGCTGATCGACCAAGGGGTCGGGTTAGCGCCGCACAGCTCTGTGGAAAGAGCCATGGCACGTCTGCAGGAGCTCCTGACGGTGTCTGAGCAGTTGGAGGAGCGGATGCTCGGCCTCATGAAAGCCAG TCCCCATCACAGTATCGAAACCCTTGATGCCGCTTTAcaagaaatggaaaatgtcCCCGCCTATCTGCCAAACTGCCTGCAGCTGAAGGATGCAGTGGTCAAAGCCAAGAAATGGCTTCATGAAGCTGAAGCCCTGCAG CTCGGGGGACGTATACCCCTGCTCGAAAGCCTCTCTGAGCTGGTTCTCAGAGCAGAAGGCATTCCAGTGAGACTCGACCCTCTCAGTCGATTGGAAGCTCTAATTAGTGACGTGCAGACATGGAAGGAAAGCGCAGCGAAAACATTCCTGCTCAAAAACTCACCCTTTTCGCTTTTGGAG GTTCTGTGCCCAAGGTGTGATGTAGGAGCTGGGCTTCCTAGGTCAAAAtctaagaaaacaaaagagggaACACAGATCAATAAGAGACCCGGCGTAAAGCTGGACTCACTCTATGATGTGGAACAGGCTCTTTCGGAAAGCAAGAGCTCCGCCTCTGCT ATGGCCACCCTCGATGATGTCCGTGACAAGGAGATGGAAACCTTGTTGGTGTTGAGGGCTTCAAACGAGTCCAAGCTTCTTCCTGCTGAGAACTGTTGTGCACTTAGCGTTTGTGTTTGCCATAAGGCGCCCTCGGGGGCCATGGTGCAATGCGAACTCTGTCGCGAGCTTTTCCACAGTGGGTGCGTCGTAGCAAGCGCCGACCTCAAATACGGCCAAGTCTGGCTTTGCCCCTTTTGCCAGCGTTCAAGGAAGCCGCCCCTGGACAAAGTCTTGCCTCTGTTGGCGTCACTGCAGAGGATTCGGGTCCGATTGCCCGAAGGAGACGCGCTGCGCTTCCTCATCGAGCGGACGGTGCAATGGCAGCACAGAGTTCAGCAGGCCTGTACAGATGGACTGCTGGAGGAAGTGTCAAAAATG GGGAAGAACAGATCAAGAATATTGCAAAAGAATGcctttttttatacagaacACCAGTGCGTTCCACTACAGG GACTTGGCTCTGACCTGGAGGAGCTGATGGTGGAGGGGTTCCTCCTGCAGGTCACCCTTCCAGAGACTGAGCAACTTTATACATACCTGCTGTACACTCTGGCTCCTCTGCCCACTCAGAGATCTCCTTGTAACAAAAGGACAGAAGATGATGAGCTGCGGAGAGAGAGTACAAAACACCATAAAAAG AGTGGAGGCTCAAATCACAGTAAAGAGGCGCTGAGCATTCAGAGCAAAAGGACCAAGCGACGCAAGGAAAGCTCTGATTCTCAGCACTCCGGGAAGGCCAAGAGGTGTTGCAAAAAGAAGTCTAAGAGGAGACGTGACCGGAGCGAAGAAAGAAGGAGTAGTTGCTCCCCCACACACAGAGCGTCAGAACCTGCTGCATCCGCTTCCGCGTCCGATTCGGATGAGGATTATTCGTTGTGCGCCGCGCCGTGGTGCAGAGAGCCGGAGGGAGATGAG TTAAACTGGGTCCAATGCGATGGCAGCTGCAATCAGTGGTTCCACCAGGTCTGCGTGGGACTGTCTGCCGAGCGTGCCGAGACGGAAGACTATATTTGCATAAGCTGCACACAGCCAGACTTTGACCGAGGGGACTGA
- the rabif gene encoding guanine nucleotide exchange factor MSS4, whose amino-acid sequence MEQNTHTKDGVDRSNLVSEDGKNSKSVLCQRCGSKVLSPGMAVLAEKELILPSMRKKSSLSGAEGSVDRDTLTAHWLVGDMFDFENVGFTNDVGRIKYLICADCEIGPIGWHSLDDKIGYYVALDRVNHA is encoded by the exons ATGGAACAAAATACACATACTAAAGACGGTGTGGATCGATCCAACCTGGTTTCCGAGGACGGGAAGAACAGCAAGTCTGTTCTATGCCAGCGATGTGGATCCAAGGTGCTGTCCCCAGGAATGGCAGTATTGGCAGAGAAAGAG cTTATCCTACCATCCATGCGTAAAAAGAGCAGCCTCAGTGGTGCAGAGGGCTCCGTGGACAGGGACACACTGACTGCCCACTGGTTAGTGGGGGATATGTTCGATTTTGAGAACGTCGGCTTCACTAATGATGTCGGGAGAATCAAGTATCTCATCTGCGCAGACTGTGAGATCGGACCCATCGGCTGGCACTCTTTGGATGATAAGATAGGCTATTATGTTGCATTAGACAGAGTGAATCATGCCTAG
- the nek4 gene encoding serine/threonine-protein kinase Nek4 — translation MDNYIFIRVVGKGSYGEVNLVKHRIDRKQYVIKKLNLTTSSKRERRAAEQEAQLLSQLRHPNIVTYRESWEGTDLQLYIVMGFCEGGDLYHRLKQQKGELLPERQVVEWFVQIAMALQYLHERNILHRDLKTQNIFLTKTNIIKVGDLGIARVLENQNDMASTLIGTPYYMSPELFSNKPYNHKSDVWALGCCVYEMSTLKHAFNAKDMNSLVYRIVEGRLPQMPSKYDPQLGELIKRMLCKRPDDRPDVKLILRQPYIKRQIAMFLEATKEKTSKSRKKVAGGSSDIRSNDVAIAAQPQTKPERLTPSPQPEPIPRLKQKDKSQLPPNHNGPIDCNPPRQSSPDALKSSITSMATISKIQVDMYPQEDADALQRPLETPRLAAAHHQLEKKEPSPPPPHAKPPLKPPSAAGKRGADEGKVSNGFRPFQDTYSVFDKKMAANDEKEDTMELLREANMQDPKLEVEQGSELEKRSTHRIPSEKMEMNIECKSDSVKPVNGAGTQQDNLESTEKLLQPFPPTVEPPEQDVPLQISKQNVSSAPVSTAKEPAVSLELSGRDTRHTDGDQQKAKPRRPLPPRPIETSLEPRRRSTQSNKSENEILKSCGDGLFNLPKERPLSARERRRLRQSQDPASQSGAVRSSYDVTTSKAQHYNIPVSNSVSDFITQSNKLQKDEDEYASSTSSTEHAEGDGRERRAESKDMQDLVHMMTQTLRMDGGNDVNEVDKHECGATLMPEFQLNRKYRDTLVLHGKARQEAENLSLSEIPIGSKSGPAKIRRAIELLRTNVVKGLGVKLLDKVLETMEEEDDDKRELCLRQQMGDDKYHAYAVMVRQLKFFEEVAFEV, via the exons TATGTCATAAAGAAGCTGAATTTAACCACCTCCTCAAAACGGGAACGTCGTGCTGCAGAGCAGGAGGCTCAGCTTCTGTCCCAGCTCAGACATCCCAACATCGTAACATACAGGGAATCCTGGGAAGGAACAGACCTCCAGCTTTACATAGTGATGGGCTTCTGTGAAGGAGGCGACCTCTACCACAGACTCAAACAGCAAAAGGGAGAGCTGCTCCCAGAGCGGCAGGTCGTGGAGTGGTTTGTCCAGATTGCCATGGCACTCCAG TACCTTCATGAAAGGAACATCCTTCATCGGGATCTTAAAACACAGAATATCTTTCTGACAAAAACCAACATAATCAAAGTTGGGGACCTTGGCATTGCCAGAGTATTGGAGAACCAGAATGATATGGCTAGCACACTTATCGGGACCCCTTACTACATGAGTCCAGAGCTCTTTTCTAATAAACCCTATAATCACAAG tcagaTGTGTGGGCCCTGGGTTGCTGTGTGTATGAAATGTCGACACTAAAACACGCCTTCAATGCCAAGGATATGAACTCGTTGGTCTACCGCATTGTGGAAGGAAGG CTACCGCAGATGCCAAGTAAATACGACCCCCAGCTAGGAGAGTTGATCAAGCGCATGTTGTGTAAAAGGCCAGACGACAGAccagatgtcaaactcatcCTTCGGCAACCTTACATCAAGCGACAAATTGCCATGTTCCTGGAGGCCACCAAGGA AAAAACGTCTAAGTCAAGAAAAAAGGTTGCTGGTGGCAGCAGTGACATCAGAAGCAACGATGTAGCTATTGCGGCGCAGCCTCAGACAAAACCTGAGCGACTTACTCCAAGTCCACAGCCGGAACCCATTCCCAGGTTGAAACAG AAAGACAAATCACAACTGCCTCCAAATCACAATGGTCCTATAGACTGCAACCCGCCCAGGCAATCTTCACCCGATGCTCTCAAAAGCAGCATTACATCCATGGCAACCAtcagcaaaatccaagttgacATGTATCCACAGGAGGATGCAGATGCCTTACAGAGGCCATTAGAGACACCTCGATTAGCTGCGGCACACCACCAGCTTGAGAAGAAGGAGccctctccccctcctccacATGCTAAGCCCCCACTAAAGCCTCCGTCAGCAGCTGGCAAAAGGGGAGCGGATGAGGGAAAAGTATCGAATGGGTTTCGTCCATTTCAGGACACCTATTCTGTCTTTGATAAAAAGATGGCAGCTAATGATGAAAAGGAGGACACAATGGAGCTCCTTCGAGAAGCTAACATGCAGGATCCAAAACTTGAAGTGGAGCAAGGTAGTGAGCTTGAGAAGAGATCTACTCACAGAATCCCCTCAGAAAAAATGGAGATGAATATTGAGTGTAAAAGTGACTCAGTGAAACCTGTCAATGGAGCTGGAACGCAACAA GACAATTTGGAATCTACAGAAAAGCTCCTCCAACCATTCCCTCCAACAGTT GAACCTCCTGAACAAGACGTTCCGTTACAAATCAGCAAACAGAATGTAAGCAGTGCTCCGGTTAGCACAGCCAAAGAACCTGCTGTCTCACTTGAGTTGAGTGGGAGGGAcacaagacacacagatggggATCAACAGAAG GCAAAACCTCGCCGGCCCCTGCCTCCTCGTCCTATCGAAACATCGTTAGAACCTAGGAGGAGAAGCACACAGAGCAATAAATCAGagaatgaaatattgaaatcttgtGGGGATGGATTATTTAATTTGCCAAAG GAGCGTCCTCTCTCTGCTCGAGAAAGAAGGAGACTGAGGCAATCCCAAGACCCTGCCTCCCAGTCAG gtgctgtaagGTCATCCTATGATGTTACCACTTCCAAGGCCCAACACTACAACATTCCAGTTTCCAATTCTGTTTCAGACTTTATTACTCAGTCCAATAAG CTTCAAAAGGATGAAGATGAGTATGCCTCTTCCACAAGCTCCACAGAGCATGCAGAAGGAGATGGCAGGGAAAG GAGAGCCGAATCCAAAGACATGCAGGATTTAGTCCACATGATGACCCAAACCTTGAGGATGGATGGTGGAAACGACGTGAATGAGGTGGACAAACATGAATGTGGCGCTACGTTGATGCCAGAATTCCAACTTAACAGGAAGTACAGGGACACCCTTGTGCTCCACGGCAAGGCTCGACAGGAAGCGGAGAACTTGTCACTCAGTGAAATCCCAATAG GCTCCAAGTCAGGTCCAGCCAAGATCAGGAGGGCCATCGAGCTCTTGAGAACTAATGTTGTGAAGGGCCTGGGGGTCAAGCTCTTGGACAAAGTCCTGGAAaccatggaggaggaggacgacgatAAACGCGAA CTGTGCCTTCGTCAGCAGATGGGTGATGACAAGTATCACGCTTATGCTGTGATGGTGAGACAGCTGAAATTCTTCGAGGAGGTCGCCTTCGAGGTTTAG
- the spcs1 gene encoding signal peptidase complex subunit 1, whose product MLSIFDSIPTHMDYKGQKLAEQIFQGIILVSAVIGFVYGLIIQQFGWTVLIVLTGFAISCILTLPPWPMYRMHPLPWQPVIPESSGEPSQKPQETQKKKKHK is encoded by the exons ATGCTGTCAATATTTGACTCAATTCCCACACATATG GATTATAAAGGCCAGAAACTGGCCGAACAGATTTTCCAAGGGATAATCCTCGTCTCTGCG GTAATTGGATTTGTGTATGGGCTTATCATTCAACAATTTGGATGGACTGTACTCATAGTCCTGACTGGATTTGCTATCTCATGCATT ttgacCCTACCTCCATGGCCAATGTACAGAATGCATCCCCTACCTTGGCAGCCTGTTATACCAGAGAGCAGTGGGGAGCCCAGCCAAAAGCCTCAGGAgactcaaaagaaaaagaagcataAATAA